In the genome of Chlamydiota bacterium, the window CTCCCTGGCCGGCTTGAGCGGAGCCCTTGAAGGCTCAACCTCAAGCCGGCCAGGGAGATATGTCATGCCTGATGCTGGTACTCCTGTCGCAGCCGTGAAAATCTTTCACAAAGAAACGTCATGAGCCCCTTTTTCTTTTCCCCCCGTCCCGCCCTCCTCATGCCTCCGTCCACAGGGACCGTTACGTCAAATCTGCATACAGCAGCGTACGCCACCCGGCGCGGTTGGCGCTTGCCGGGCCGGGTGGGCGGCGGTATAATGAGCGCCCGGACCCAGGGCGCCGCGGGGAGCCTGGGGCGCGGCCGGTGCATCGCGCCGGGGGGGCGGGCGTTCAGATGACGGAGGCCGCCGCGTGCGTCGCGGGCGCGGCCGACGGGGGCGGACAGTGAAGAAAAGCGACTCGCGCGGTTGGCGGGCGCCCGCCTGGATCGCGGGGCTCGTCCTCGTCCTCGGGCTCGGATTCTACTTCTTCGTGATGCCGCTCCTCGCCAAGAGGGCCGTCTTCAGGGCGCGCGTCACGGAGCTCGGCGACGAGATCTCCGCGGCGCAAGGGCTGCACCAGAAGCTCGAGAAGGAGCGTCGGATGCTGGAGGAGAACGATCCGGTGTTCCTCGAGAAGTACGCGCGCGACAACTTCGGCTGGGCCCGCGAGGGCGAGATCGTCTACAAGCTGGAGAAGGCGAAGTAGGCCTCGCCCGGACCCGTCGTTCGCCCGCGCGAGGCATGTGCCGTTTCCCGCCCATGAACGCATCCGCTGGCAGGACACACGGCGACGAGAAACTCCATCGCGGGGCGGTGGAATTCGTCCAGCGCACCGCCTCGCTCCGCCGGGCGTGGGTCCTCTACGGACGCGGCAACG includes:
- a CDS encoding septum formation initiator family protein, whose amino-acid sequence is MKKSDSRGWRAPAWIAGLVLVLGLGFYFFVMPLLAKRAVFRARVTELGDEISAAQGLHQKLEKERRMLEENDPVFLEKYARDNFGWAREGEIVYKLEKAK